From Streptomyces sp. Edi4, one genomic window encodes:
- a CDS encoding neocarzinostatin apoprotein domain-containing protein, translating into MTGVSATAQAAALPTAAPAAPAAPVSTGCSTDSGARGLASSPVSDSLVSVDRADGRIAQFQLFYDATATGGLPFVWHREQERPGGAYGAWQRVSPATVGPKSYYVTAMENSAGGLELLFSTYGTFCHSVEKAGATSWSVPETFGLAPTPYHGGVVLFKERDGSIDAFASGAANGNTMEVRHQQDAPSGWGPVLTLGPVPGQDVGLSQPSTVEQLPDGRLHLTAREWNRDRMWEIYQTRPGGGWGPWTLMTPGPAPATRALAGSSTGPRLTVDRTTGLRDGDISTFTIAGGPPKAYVWVKECGPSASETTCDDDTGRQFRVYPDGTYQLSPKKLYAQLTTAAGPFDCRTASAANPCSLALTDNNGALLTTVPLRFAPGAPLEAPPTLGVTPDTGLVDGQTVRVTGHGYEVQYHPAVMECATGSTDTLGCRPRSRPPATSDTGRLDQTVTLSATFTAIDNRTIDCRAVGACELVVFGTRVRGPETVRHPLAFVPAPAQAN; encoded by the coding sequence ATGACCGGAGTGTCCGCCACCGCACAGGCGGCAGCCCTGCCGACAGCGGCGCCCGCCGCACCCGCCGCACCGGTATCCACGGGGTGCTCCACGGACTCCGGCGCCCGGGGCCTGGCCAGCTCGCCGGTCTCGGACAGCCTGGTGTCCGTGGACCGCGCCGACGGGCGGATCGCGCAGTTCCAGCTCTTCTACGACGCCACGGCGACGGGGGGCCTGCCCTTCGTCTGGCACCGCGAGCAGGAGCGGCCCGGTGGTGCCTACGGGGCATGGCAGCGGGTGAGTCCGGCGACCGTGGGCCCCAAGAGCTACTACGTCACCGCGATGGAGAATTCGGCCGGCGGCCTTGAGTTGCTGTTCTCCACCTACGGCACGTTCTGCCACTCGGTCGAGAAGGCCGGCGCCACCTCCTGGAGCGTCCCCGAGACGTTCGGGCTCGCCCCGACGCCGTACCACGGCGGTGTGGTGCTCTTCAAGGAGCGCGACGGCAGCATCGACGCCTTCGCCTCCGGCGCCGCCAACGGCAACACGATGGAAGTGCGCCACCAGCAGGACGCCCCGTCCGGCTGGGGCCCGGTCCTGACCCTGGGGCCCGTGCCCGGCCAGGACGTCGGCCTCAGTCAGCCCAGTACGGTCGAACAACTCCCGGACGGCAGGCTGCACTTGACGGCCCGGGAGTGGAACCGGGACCGCATGTGGGAGATCTACCAGACGCGTCCCGGCGGTGGCTGGGGCCCCTGGACGCTGATGACCCCGGGGCCCGCGCCGGCCACCCGGGCGCTCGCGGGCTCTTCCACGGGGCCGCGGCTGACCGTGGACCGGACCACGGGCCTGCGTGACGGCGACATCTCCACGTTCACCATCGCGGGCGGCCCGCCCAAGGCCTATGTGTGGGTAAAGGAGTGCGGCCCCTCGGCGTCCGAGACCACCTGTGACGACGACACCGGGCGCCAGTTCCGGGTCTACCCCGACGGCACCTACCAGCTGTCACCGAAGAAGCTGTACGCCCAACTGACCACTGCGGCAGGGCCGTTCGACTGCCGCACGGCATCGGCCGCCAACCCGTGCTCGCTGGCGCTCACCGACAACAACGGGGCGCTGCTCACCACCGTCCCGCTGCGGTTCGCCCCGGGCGCCCCGCTGGAGGCGCCGCCCACGCTGGGCGTGACGCCCGACACGGGTCTGGTGGACGGCCAGACGGTGCGTGTGACGGGCCACGGCTACGAGGTGCAGTACCACCCGGCGGTCATGGAGTGCGCCACCGGCTCCACCGACACGCTCGGCTGCCGCCCGCGCTCAAGGCCGCCGGCCACCAGCGACACCGGCCGCCTCGACCAGACGGTCACCCTGTCGGCGACGTTCACCGCCATCGACAACCGCACCATCGACTGCCGTGCCGTAGGCGCCTGCGAGCTGGTGGTCTTCGGCACCCGGGTCCGAGGGCCGGAAACGGTCCGCCACCCGCTCGCCTTCGTCCCGGCGCCGGCGCAGGCGAACTGA
- a CDS encoding MarR family transcriptional regulator produces the protein MGEVPKAHSGWTFITNHARVLATIADDQNVRIRAIAAHCRLTERAVQKIIVDLEQSGFLSHAREGRGNTYRIEPGKVLRHPAEAEAGLTVASLLGLLAQDEAHRADPPRDDAYRGKGGCR, from the coding sequence ATGGGAGAAGTGCCAAAAGCGCATAGCGGATGGACATTCATCACCAATCACGCGCGCGTGCTGGCGACGATCGCGGACGACCAGAACGTACGGATCCGGGCCATCGCCGCTCATTGCAGACTCACCGAGCGCGCGGTGCAGAAGATCATCGTCGATCTGGAGCAGAGCGGCTTCTTGTCCCATGCGCGAGAAGGCCGGGGCAACACCTACCGGATCGAGCCCGGCAAGGTCCTGCGCCACCCCGCCGAAGCGGAAGCCGGGCTCACCGTGGCCTCCCTGCTCGGCCTCCTCGCCCAGGACGAGGCGCACCGCGCCGATCCGCCCCGCGACGACGCGTATCGGGGCAAGGGCGGCTGCCGCTGA
- a CDS encoding ANTAR domain-containing protein: protein MSHGEPTRSGQADACTRLAGSDGTRPLSGLTVLSRPDGDRTVVSVCGELDLSADHRLRHALHPAPAAPDGGVQLDLANVEFCDCSAVHLLLNVRERALPPSVAAPPLEEAVAARTSAQADGPEAELRQELDQLRRAMQSRGTIDLARGILMAAFTINADAAWKVLVSTSQHTNTKLRSLAEQVVESASGTPLPDAVRERLCAAVAKASGESGRVG from the coding sequence ATGTCGCACGGTGAACCAACCAGATCGGGGCAGGCCGACGCGTGTACGCGGCTCGCAGGCTCCGACGGCACGCGTCCCCTGTCCGGGCTCACCGTCCTCAGCCGCCCCGACGGCGACCGGACGGTCGTCAGCGTGTGCGGCGAACTCGACCTCAGCGCGGACCACCGGCTGCGGCACGCCCTCCACCCCGCGCCCGCCGCGCCGGACGGCGGCGTCCAGTTGGACCTCGCCAACGTCGAGTTCTGCGACTGCTCGGCCGTCCATCTCCTGCTCAACGTCAGGGAGCGGGCGCTGCCCCCGTCCGTCGCGGCCCCGCCGCTCGAAGAGGCCGTGGCGGCCCGCACCTCCGCGCAGGCGGACGGCCCCGAGGCCGAACTGCGCCAAGAGCTCGACCAGTTGCGGCGGGCGATGCAGAGCAGGGGAACCATCGACCTGGCGCGCGGCATCCTCATGGCCGCCTTCACCATCAACGCGGACGCCGCGTGGAAGGTGCTGGTCTCCACCTCGCAGCACACCAACACCAAGTTGCGCAGCCTGGCGGAGCAGGTGGTGGAGTCGGCGTCCGGCACGCCGTTGCCCGACGCCGTACGGGAACGGCTGTGCGCGGCGGTGGCCAAGGCGTCCGGCGAGAGCGGTCGCGTCGGGTGA
- a CDS encoding GntR family transcriptional regulator, whose amino-acid sequence MVVFRIERRSGVPAYLQIVRQVEQALRMGALAAGDRLPTAARVAADTKVNPNTTLKAYRELERSGLVEVRQGAGTFITRTLATPESEPESPLRARLADWLREAAATGLTEREVTALFEAVRAQMYAPAPMRSPDATAAP is encoded by the coding sequence ATGGTCGTGTTCCGCATAGAGCGACGCAGCGGTGTGCCCGCGTACCTCCAGATCGTGCGCCAGGTCGAACAGGCGCTGCGGATGGGCGCGCTCGCGGCGGGCGACCGGCTGCCCACCGCGGCGCGGGTCGCCGCCGACACCAAGGTCAACCCGAACACCACGCTCAAGGCCTACCGGGAACTGGAGCGTTCCGGACTGGTCGAGGTGCGCCAGGGCGCGGGCACGTTCATCACCCGCACCCTGGCCACCCCCGAGAGCGAGCCCGAGTCACCTTTGCGGGCGCGCCTCGCCGACTGGCTGCGCGAGGCCGCCGCGACGGGCCTGACGGAGCGTGAGGTCACCGCGCTCTTCGAGGCGGTGCGCGCCCAGATGTACGCGCCTGCGCCGATGCGTTCACCGGACGCGACCGCGGCCCCCTAG
- a CDS encoding ABC transporter permease, which yields MSTLTRAAAPQEQTRAGRLRLRGLAWLMVRQHRPALLTCAAAVLIGTLWMIHERGTALDTLHAAGWPAKSRDALDGPTVQRLDNSFGDAARYLGYLPFLFGVFIGAPLIASDQEHGITRLVSTQSVPRTRWLLWKLGFALTLAVVTTGVLGGVFGWWWRAVRPVVSSNWFDGSVFDNSLPVLTALTLFTTSLGIVIGVLARRAVTAMVLTLIATAAALLVGDYLKPRLAAPRRVAFPLDGAHPAVLSDAVQVDQWVGTSSGKVYGWGTCVNDAAPEACRAKLGIVNSVWDYLGPDQMVPLQWTAAGLLFGASVLLVALVVWRVRRRAL from the coding sequence ATGAGCACCCTCACCCGCGCCGCCGCGCCCCAGGAGCAGACCCGTGCCGGCCGCCTGCGGCTGCGCGGGCTCGCCTGGCTGATGGTGCGCCAGCACCGGCCCGCGCTCCTCACCTGCGCCGCGGCGGTCCTCATCGGCACGCTCTGGATGATCCACGAACGCGGCACCGCGCTGGACACCCTGCACGCCGCCGGGTGGCCGGCGAAGTCCCGCGACGCGCTCGACGGCCCCACCGTGCAGCGTCTGGACAACTCCTTCGGCGACGCCGCCCGCTACCTCGGGTATCTGCCGTTCTTGTTCGGCGTGTTCATCGGCGCCCCGCTCATCGCCTCCGACCAGGAGCACGGCATCACCCGTCTGGTGTCCACCCAGTCGGTGCCCCGGACGCGCTGGCTGCTGTGGAAGCTCGGGTTCGCGCTCACGCTGGCCGTGGTGACCACCGGCGTGCTCGGCGGCGTCTTCGGCTGGTGGTGGCGGGCGGTGCGTCCCGTGGTGTCCAGCAACTGGTTCGACGGCTCGGTCTTCGACAACTCGCTGCCGGTGCTCACCGCGCTCACGCTGTTCACGACGTCCCTCGGCATCGTGATCGGCGTCCTGGCGCGGCGCGCGGTGACCGCGATGGTCCTCACCCTGATCGCCACAGCGGCGGCCCTCCTCGTGGGCGACTACCTCAAGCCCCGGCTCGCCGCGCCGCGCAGGGTCGCCTTCCCGCTCGACGGCGCGCACCCCGCGGTGCTCTCCGACGCCGTCCAGGTCGACCAGTGGGTCGGCACCAGCTCCGGGAAGGTCTACGGCTGGGGTACGTGTGTGAACGACGCCGCACCCGAGGCCTGCCGGGCCAAGCTGGGGATCGTCAACTCGGTCTGGGACTACCTCGGCCCCGACCAGATGGTCCCCCTCCAGTGGACGGCCGCGGGACTGCTGTTCGGCGCGAGCGTGCTCCTGGTGGCCCTCGTCGTGTGGCGCGTCCGGCGCCGGGCGCTGTAG
- a CDS encoding ABC transporter ATP-binding protein: MSGTATAGAGAGGDRWALEARGLGKKYRRVWALREESFRIPAGRVCGLVGPNGAGKSTLLGIAARLVEPTCGELRIFGRPVGDPSVMPRYAYLGQDKPLFKRFTVAECLRMGQELNPGWDQAAAERIVREGNVALDARVGGLSGGQRTRVAFALAFGKRPDLLLLDEPMSDLDPLARDEIASLLMSEVAERGITVVMSSHLLSELEHMCDYLLVVADGRVRMAGDADELVPLHTLVTGVMADGALPDALNAHTVIDVRAAGRQFTALVRHEVPLDESWQLAEPTLEEVLLGYLRHPEAPALLSPTAVPDHRPGNRQEYAA; the protein is encoded by the coding sequence ATGAGCGGCACGGCCACTGCGGGTGCGGGTGCGGGAGGGGACCGGTGGGCCCTTGAGGCGCGCGGGCTCGGGAAGAAGTACCGCCGGGTATGGGCGCTGCGGGAGGAGTCCTTCCGGATCCCGGCGGGCCGCGTCTGCGGTCTCGTCGGGCCCAACGGGGCCGGAAAGAGCACCCTGTTGGGGATCGCCGCCCGGCTCGTCGAGCCGACGTGCGGCGAGCTGCGGATCTTCGGACGGCCCGTGGGCGACCCGTCCGTGATGCCCCGGTACGCCTACCTCGGCCAGGACAAACCGCTGTTCAAGCGGTTCACCGTGGCGGAGTGCCTGAGGATGGGCCAGGAACTCAACCCCGGCTGGGACCAGGCGGCGGCCGAACGGATCGTGCGCGAGGGGAACGTGGCGCTCGACGCCAGAGTGGGGGGCCTCTCGGGCGGACAGCGCACCCGGGTGGCCTTCGCGCTGGCCTTCGGCAAGCGCCCCGACCTCCTGCTCCTCGACGAGCCGATGTCCGACCTCGACCCGCTCGCCCGCGACGAGATCGCCTCCCTGCTCATGTCGGAGGTCGCCGAACGGGGCATCACCGTGGTGATGTCCTCCCATCTCCTCTCCGAGCTGGAGCACATGTGCGACTACCTCCTGGTGGTGGCCGACGGCCGGGTCCGGATGGCGGGCGACGCCGACGAACTGGTGCCGCTGCACACCCTGGTCACCGGCGTGATGGCGGACGGCGCCCTGCCGGACGCGCTCAACGCGCACACGGTGATCGATGTCCGCGCTGCGGGTCGGCAGTTCACGGCCCTGGTGCGCCATGAAGTCCCGCTGGACGAGAGCTGGCAACTCGCCGAACCGACCCTGGAGGAGGTGCTGCTCGGGTACCTCCGCCACCCGGAGGCGCCCGCGCTGCTCTCCCCGACCGCCGTCCCCGACCACCGGCCCGGCAACCGACAGGAGTACGCGGCATGA